TCTCATCCTTTCTTGGGCCTTAACTATGCTCTTCTTCAACAGACTCCACAATTGCTCACGGCTTCTCAAGGTAATCTCTACTTCTTCCAACCTTGCTATGCCTGAGATATAATTGCTTAGTTTAGGTAGGTTGTACCCGTATAATGCCTCAAATAGGGTTATCTTTACGGATGCATGCATACTTGAATTATGACACTACTCTGCCAATTCTATCCACTGAGCCCAATCCTTTGGCCTTTCACCCACATAacactgattgagctgaaatattgcatattttagctatttaaaaccaatgtattttaaattcatcaagacattattattggttttaaatggaaaaatggttaaaatgaataaatcaaagttgtgattttaattgattaaaagcatgaatttctgcttgaattctaccaactattgattactgtgcattctagtccataatttttcttgctttctattatcatttgtgtttgtaccattgttctccttgttcttcatgttcataaggttTTTTGAGTTATCTTTTcatcttcaaaagatagaagcacttcttgccaaccCATAACCATAGGGCATCCTCGACATTAAATTCTTGGCTACAAATTgtgtcttatttctttttatttttctccccaAAACAGATCAGATTCATCCAGCACCGTTCCAACTTCCACCAACAAGAACAGTTCAACATGCTCTTGTTTGCCGGTTTCCTCGTATTCAATCTCATTCCAACCTCTTCTATTCGATTTGTTTCCATTAGTTTACTGCATTAAAGAATCTAAGAGCCAGTTAATATTTGAAGCTGTCAACGAGTTCATACCAGTTGGTGCCTGCAAGATTTGTGTGCAATATTTGTCTGTTAATCTCATTtgcattcggacagcacacagcaaccaactcacacggacaccatgcatgggaccaacttacacatgcagacaGCAGATCATTCGGACATAGCACGTTGCAGACGTTGTACAGCAGCAAAACaaactcattcggaccacatggacagcaacctaaacgtgcagcagcagagttatttttttctttctttttcgttcggttagctggagcagctggacgtgcagcaacCTGGACGGGAAGCACATAACCTGGACGTTGCAaacaaacacagcagcaaagacactcacacacgttggacaaactcacacatacagcaaaagaaagaagaccctTCGGACatcactcacacatgcatgcacacatgtacacaacagaaagcatacagcacgttacagcagaccagcctcattcggacatcacacagctggacccacagcagctcacacatgcagacctttGGACAGCTGAAGCAGAAAActcacatgtgcagcagctactacagcaagagaagaagactcacacatgcagaaaagtgcaaaaccagcaaagcactcggacagcactcatgcagaacacaatgcacatgcagaccaacatgcacacatgcacatatgCAGCACCGAGGGCAGAAACAGCagagttattttttttcctttctttctttttcattcggttagctggagcagctggagatcagctatttattagctagtagcagcagcagcagaaggAAGTTGTGTTtggaattattttcttttcatttagaagaCTAGCGGCAGTAGCAGAACCTAGCTAAGCTTGGAACCATtagtttgttctttcatttttgctttttttttttttttttttgtttaagctGGAAAACAGCAGAGTGGTGTTCGGCAGTTtgctttaattttaaacatagtggtgttcggcagtttttgtttttgcctaTAATGCTTTGTTGtcttaagaatttttattaagtattaagaattgttttagaattttatctcattaattgtaataccttaatttctttcaagtgtgctagttggtttcatgcaacaagagaattgttttagaagtttttaatcaagtatgctagtttaatttattgcaagaagggtttggtagagaacttttgttttagttttagttgggtaatttatttgttgtttacttatttcatgttatttatttttattgtttcattaagttttcattttaatagtgattacaattgctatggtttaatttgagtttTCATTGATGGAGCATGCTTTTACTTTATACCAGGAACataaagcaacaatagaggccACGAAGATCAAGCAAAGGTATAGGTGTCAATGGCAGCCTCCTCCAGAAGGTGTCTTGAAGTTAAACATTGATGGTGCTCTTTTTAGTGATCAATGTAAAGCTGGTATAGGGGCTGTGTTGCGTGACAAGGAAGGGAAGGTTATATTTGCAGCAAGCAAATCTGAACCTGCTATAGCTGATCCTATGGAAATTGAACTTCTTGCTATGCTAAGGGGTTTGCAATTATGTGTGTCCCTTGGCATTACATCTCTTCAAGTGGAATCAGACTCTTTGTTAACAGTTCAAGAGCTGGAGAAGGAAGGGTATTCTACTACCTTATGGGGTGGATTGATTCAGGAGGTTAAATCTTTGCTTCAAAGGTATCCAAATTGGTCTATTCAACATAAGGGAAGAGAAGCTAATGGAGTGGCTCATTGTTTGGCTCGGTTTGCATGGAATTTAGATGACATTTGTATTTGGTGGAATTCAGTTCCAGACTGTATTTCCCAAGCCATTTGGGTTGATTCATCGTTGTAATGATTGAGTTTGATGAATAGAAGTTATactttcctatcaaaaaaaatttgagaatttgtgatgaaccctagattattgattttgaggcttttcaattttcaatacatgttttgtcaattactttctaattttgtttaatttttgatttagtttaattaaatttctgagtttaatctattagtacTTTACATTttaatccgacaatcaaaatctaaaaacatgaatctagtccatgactggTAACCTctttcatccattgcacatatcatcctcttattttctctttgtgaagtttttcacattcttcaacgagtttaattttaagtaactttccctgaggagacgatctaggaatttattcctaattattacacgacatcctcttgcacttgggatagcattagtgctactcatttttgagtgagtcaagtttttggcgccgttgccggggaaagtagtttaacttaaatttaaacttgttatttttttttttatttttctctaccatattatctccggttactcatctcatttgcatcaaccactcatctctaccatattagattgatgtttcatgtcatgggtgagagacacttcaaataggttgcttagagtcacatcgagtgttgagagtcgtatacacagcttggagatagatagctcgtctgtcttttattcgagtgagccaggtgacgaaattgaaattgaatcagaaaacatggctgcacctgcaccacgcactcttaaggactatttgcaacccactcgtaccactacaccttcatgcattgttttaccagaaaatgcacctaatttctctatcaagcatggcatgatgtcagtgatacctcagttccacgggatggattctgagagtccttaccagtaCTTGATAGATTTTGAGTTgacttgtgctacttttatcactagggctgttactgatgaattcattagacttcgtttatttcctttctctttaaaggataaaacgaagatttggtttaactctttgagacctaattccatttctagttggtctgacatgcagcgtgaattcttacagaaattttttccttttcagagaactcagtttttgcaagagcaaatcagccagttcaatcagagacctgatgagacctttcaggccagttgggaaaaatttaaggatttggtgaacatttgtccacatcatggttttgaatcttggaggctagtgagctatttttacactggtctcactccggaatgcaagcagtttgttcagacaatgtgtaatggggagttcttcagcaaggaacctgatgaagcattatcattttttgactaccttgctgagagtgcacaatagtggaacactcgtactaatcgagttccattagcagcacagccactgagggttatttctggagggggcagatatgagcttaaagaagatactgatgttcaagcccaaatagctgcattgactagaagattagaggtcatggaaatagaaaaagtgaaggctgcaaaagtagtagaggcgtgttctatatgtgctgattcaaaccataagacccaagactgcccgattatgccagtatttcaagaaggtgggtctgagccaatgcaatcagctaactgggttaatagagcacaaaatcagcctttctccaacacatataatccggggtggaggaatcacccaaatttctcatggagaaatgatcagcctggtcagtccccaccacctcagcagcagccatttaatcagggtgctcctcagcaccagtatccgccatatcagaatcctcagagctatccttatgtaactcctcctggatttcagcctcatgtagctgcacaaagttctcagccttcatcatctgcaaagaaaactctagatgacagtatggctcagatggccaatacacttcagcaattcatgcagattcaggccaccacaaataatcagaacactcaggccataaatgagttgtgtggcactattaataagatgagcacaaccttgagcaccctagagaaagggaaatttccagcacagcctcaacctaatcctcaagtatacagacaacaacaacatcaagtgcataatgtctcaggagacgttacTGAGACaacaaaagctgttcttaccttgagaagtgggaaggaagttccccgacttgagatgaccatagacacagaggtagttgctccaacgcctaaagatgcagcagagacggatgaagttgaaaaagaaccagaggtagtgagaccagaactGAAAAAGCCTGTGAgcgcagatgttgagactagtaagggataccaacttgtggttccctatcctcagagattggcagctggccaaaagaacaagtatcacacggagattcaagagattttcaagcaagtgaagatcaatattccactcttggatgccatacaacaagtgccttcatatgcaaagtttttgaaggacttgtgcacggtgaagaggaagctgaatgtgaagaagaaagctttcctaacggagcacgttagtgcattgatattgagcgagacttctcagaagtttggagatcccggctctccgaacatttcc
This Carya illinoinensis cultivar Pawnee chromosome 11, C.illinoinensisPawnee_v1, whole genome shotgun sequence DNA region includes the following protein-coding sequences:
- the LOC122282698 gene encoding uncharacterized protein LOC122282698, with the protein product MGECTNEGTRKSDFGFTQLPGGNLEPSSTWNPFLSKNSREHKATIEATKIKQRYRCQWQPPPEGVLKLNIDGALFSDQCKAGIGAVLRDKEGKVIFAASKSEPAIADPMEIELLAMLRGLQLCVSLGITSLQVESDSLLTVQELEKEGYSTTLWGGLIQEVKSLLQRYPNWSIQHKGREANGVAHCLARFAWNLDDICIWWNSVPDCISQAIWVDSSL